From Corvus cornix cornix isolate S_Up_H32 chromosome 1A, ASM73873v5, whole genome shotgun sequence, a single genomic window includes:
- the TMEM209 gene encoding transmembrane protein 209 translates to MTPNKSPDTSLIDLAVKMRKQAETRKVVLAWGLLNISVAGMIYTEMTGKLLSTYYNITCFPLWYIEFALAALFSLNALFDFWRYFTYTAAPTSLVTSPNQQIMGWLRKAAVQITPPREPAAKRVLSLTPSPPIQGQCVLSYSPSRSPSASPKFSGSCLSGYSPQLQALAGASPSHSTSVTYSPSSSYSKVSSFSHSPNGSPYSMSVGPVDSGGIRSHYRFSPILYNNSTYKDDCITDVKSLDTFLRNEEEKQHRVQLGSSDSSSPSSSPTFWNYSRSMADHAQILRKFQYQLACRSQAPSAHKDEADLSSKQAAEEVWARVTMNRQLLDHMDSWTAKFRNWINDTILVPLVDEMESVSTQLRRMGCPELQIGEASISSLKQAALVKAPLIPTLNALVQYLDLTPNQEYLVERIRELSQGGCMSSFRWNGGGDFKGRKWDTDLPTDSSILMHVFCTYLDSRLPPHPKYPDGKTFTSQHFIQTPDKPDTSNENVFCIYQSSINPPHYELIYECQVYSLPKGRNNMFHTLLMFLYIIKTKESGMLGRVNLGLSGVNVLWIFGE, encoded by the exons ATGACGCCGAATAAGAGTCCAGACACTTCCCTCATCGACCTGGCTGTGAAGATGAGGAAACAGGCTGAGACCAGGAAGGTGGTGCTGGCCTGGGGACTCCTCAATATATCTGTAGCAGGCATGATCTACACTGAAAT gacTGGGAAACTCCTAAGCACATATTACAACATCACCTGCTTTCCACTCTGGTACATTG AATTTGCCCTGGCAGCCCTGTTCAGCCTCAATGCCTTGTTTGATTTCTGGAGGTACTTCACCTACACAGCAGCACCGACGAGCTTGGTCACGAGTCCCAACCAGCAGATCATGGGCTGGCTGCGCAAGGCAG CTGTCCAAATCACCCCTCCACGGGAGCCAGCAGCCAAGAGAGTGCTGTCCCTGACCCCTTCCCCACCCATCCAGGGGCAGTGTGTGCTGAGCTACAGCCCCTCCCGctctcccagtgccagccccaaGTTCTCTGGGAGTTGTCTGAGTGGATACAGCCCCCAGCTCCAAGCTCTGGCAGGGGCCAGCCCCTCTCACAGCACCTCTGTGACTTATTCACCCAGCAGCAGCTACAGTAAG GTTTCCAGCTTCAGCCACTCTCCCAATGGATCTCCGTATTCCATGAGCGTGGGACCTGTGGACAGCGGTGGGATAAGGTCTCACTACCGATTCTCCCCCATTCTGTACAACAATTCCACCTACAAAGACGACTGCATAACAGATGTCAAATCCCTGGACACCTTCCTGAGGAACGAGGAGGAGAAACAGCACCGAGTCCAATTAG GAAGCTCGGATTCCAGctctccctccagcagccccacgTTTTGGAACTACAGCCGGTCCATGGCAGACCATGCACAGATCCTGAGGAAGTTCCAGTATCAGTTGGCTTGCAGGTCCCAGGCTCCTTCTGCACACAAGGATGAAGCTGATCTGAGCTCAAAACAGGCTGCAGAAGAG GTTTGGGCACGGGTGACAATGAACCGACAGCTCCTGGATCACATGGATTCCTGGACTGCCAAATTCAGGAAT TGGATCAATGACACCATTCTGGTGCCACTTGTGGATGAGATGGAATCTGTGAGCACTCAGCTGAGGAGGATGGGCTGTCCAGAATTGCAGATTGGAG AAGCCAGCATCAGCAGCCTCAAACAGGCAGCGCTCGTGAAAGCTCCGCTCATCCCCACCCTGAACGCTCTGGTGCAGTACCTGGATCTCACCCCAAACCAGGAATATTTGGTGGAAAGGATCAGAG AGCTTTCCCAGGGAGGATGCATGAGCTCCTTCCGATGGAACGGAGGAGGGGATTTCAAGGGCCGGAAATGGGACACGGACCTTCCCACCGACTCCTCG ATCCTCATGCACGTGTTCTGCACTTACCTGGACTCCAGGCTCCCGCCTCACCCCAAGTATCCTGATGGCAAAACCTTCACTTCCCAACACTTCATCCAGACTCCGGATAAACCAG acaCTTCAAACGAAAACGTGTTCTGCATCTACCAGAGCAGCATCAACCCACCTCACTACGAGCTGATCTACGAGTGCCAAGTCTACAGCCTGCCCAAG GGCAGGAACAACATGTTCCACACCTTGCTGATGTTCCTGTACATCATAAAGACGAAGGAATCTGGGATGTTGGG GCGTGTAAATCTGGGTTTATCGGGAGTCAACGTCCTCTGGATCTTTGGGGAATAA
- the LOC104695975 gene encoding low affinity vacuolar monovalent cation/H(+) antiporter-like isoform X1 codes for MGAAPGGAHVRPRPLNSGGPGRTGTTASGPAAVAMASDAEPGRRHHRRCCCCAQDTPAPADVPKVPDSRGDSDGPRRGSLCDRHCAAINNVQGDLGELGCHLHRPCVPPAMSTPSCYQHHSEEVCESCVVKTTLTAENAVEANKLSNNYKFGFKKWKSHVTARPWEDRSEIVKELYSDLNVIRGSGGSTLTCGNVLYLLLFGWWLSLLYVLVAAVMFVTVIGAPYGRLCWDLAGYFLWPFGKVIQKVEVPKSHQACKAGTGESSALLGGPTPRCWRPQCWAGTGYWHRASTVVWLCLGYPVLALAHGLVCVTAWLLIILIPVAKLSARATSRVLLLPPERVLIRRLKMTEVPLEGEVILCCYRAANRYYYKYAVDGINVFAVNLLPLVLVTLVLGYADSPNHLTGSAVKFTLALLSIMPLSYYIGMAIASISAQSNFAVGAVVNATFGSITELTFYITALIKGSREGNRCYAEVVKSALTGTLVGCVLFVPGLCMVIGGIRHQEQRFNSRSAGVGSALLFLSVGGVFAPTLFSKVYGKLVCGECHNITQNPLGHYLCHNCHFDLMGNNGTLYYSHVQPLVYTVSILLPAAYLIGLFFTLKTHTHIYDIHVSDCHMPGHHHSAVVHWSRWRALVILLLSTLCMAACADLATEHISPILTNSTISQYFIGVTVLAMVPELPEIVNGIQFALQNNLSLSIEIGNCIAVQVCMLQIPILVLFTIFYPTNFTLVFSDLHVYASMFSVVLMNYIFMDGKCDYFQGTVLVMVYFILLAVYFFAPSPSGC; via the exons ATGGGGGCGGCTCCCGGGGGCGCGCATGTCCGGCCCCGCCCGTTAAATTccggcgggccgggccggacCGGGACCACCGCCTCTGGGCCTGCTGCTGTCGCCATGGCCAGTGACGCTGAGCCCGGCCGTCGCCACCaccgccgctgctgctgctgcgcgCAGGACACGCCGG CTCCCGCAGATGTTCCCAAGGTCCCGGATTCCCGCGGTGACAGCGATGGCCCCCGCCGGGGCTCCCTCTGCGACCGGCACTGCGCTGCCATCAACAACGTGCAGGGTGAcctgggggagctgggctgccacCTGCACcgtccctgtgtccccccag CCATGTCCACCCCGTCCTGCTACCAGCACCACTCGGAGGAGGTGTGCGAGAGCTGCGTGGTGAAAACCACCCTGACGGCCGAGAACGCCGTGGAGGCCAACAAACTCTCCAACAACTACAAG tTTGGCTTCAAGAAATGGAAGAGCCACGTGACGGCACGGCCCTGGGAGGACCGATCGGAGATCGTTAAGGAGCTCTACTCTGACCTCAATGTCATCCGAGGCTCTGGAG GGTCCACGCTGACGTGTGGGAATGTCCTTTACCTGTTGCTCTTTGGCTGGTGGCTCTCACTCCTCTACGTCCTCGTGGCTGCCGTGATGTTCGTCACCGTCATAGGGGCTCCTTATG GGCGGCTCTGCTGGGACCTGGCTGGGTATTTCCTCTGGCCCTTTGGCAAAGTGATCCAGAAAGTGGAG gTCCCCAAATCCCACCAGGCGTGCAAGGCTGGCACGGGggagagctcagccctgctcgGGGGTCCCACACCGCGCTGCTGGCGCCCACAGTGCTGGGCAGGCACTGGATACTGG CACCGTGCCAGCACTGTGgtgtggctgtgcctgggctACCCGGTGCTGGCGCTGGCCCACGGGCTCGTGTGTGTCACTGCGTGGctcctcatcatcctcatccCCGTGGCCAAGCTGAGCGCCCGCGCCACCTCccgtgtcctgctgctgcccccagaGCGGGTACTCATCCGGCGCCTGAAGATG ACAGAGGTGCCTCTGGAGGGGGAGGTGATTCTCTGCTGCTACCGTGCTGCCAACCGCTACTACTACAAATACGCTGTGGATGGCATCAACGTCTTCGCCGTCA ACCTGCTGCCCCTGGTGCTGGTGACGCTGGTGCTGGGCTACGCGGACAGCCCCAACCACCTGACCGGCTCCGCCGTCAAGTTCACCTTGGCCCTGCTCTCCATCATGCCCCTCTCCTACTACATCGGGATGGCCATTGCCAG caTCTCAGCCCAGAGCAACTTCGCGGTGGGGGCGGTGGTGAACGCCACGTTCGGCTCCATCACCGAGCTCACCTTCTACATCACCGCCCTCATCAAGGGCTCGCGTGAGGGCAACCGCTGCTACGCCGAGGTGGTCAAGTCAGCATTGACAGGGACGCTGGTGGGCTGTGTCCTCTTTGTCCCG GGTCTGTGCATGGTGATCGGGGGCATCCGGCACCAGGAGCAGCGGTTCAACAGCCGCTCTGCAGGCGTcggctcagccctgctcttcCTCTCTGTGGGAG gtgtCTTTGCCCCGACGCTCTTCTCCAAGGTGTATGGGAAGCTGGTCTGTGGCGAGTGCCACAACATCACCCAGAACCCTCTGGGCCACTACCTCTGCCACAACTGTCACTTCGACCTG ATGGGCAACAACGGCACCCTCTACTACAGCCACGTCCA ACCCCTGGTGTACACAGTGtccatcctgctccctgctgcctaCCTCATCGGGCTCTTCTTCACCCTCAAAACCCACACACACATCTACGACATCCACGTCAGCGACTGTCACA tgCCTGGCCACCACCACAGCGCCGTGGTCCACTGGTCCCGCTGGCGGGCCCTGGTCATCCTCCTGCTCTCCACCCTGTGCATGGCGGCCTGTGCCGACCTGGCCACGGAGCACATCAGCCCCATCCTCACCAACTCCACCATCTCGCAG TACTTCATCGGTGTCACCGTGCTGGCGATGGTGCCTGAGCTGCCAGAGATTGTCAACGGCATCCAGTTTGCCCTGCAGAACAACCTGAGCTTGAG CATCGAGATTGGGAACTGCATCGCGGTGCAGGTCTGCATGCTCCAGATCCCCATCCTGGTGCTCTTCACCATCTTCTAC CCGACCAACTTCACGCTCGTCTTCAGTGACCTCCACGTCTACGCCAGCATGTTCAGCGTGGTGCTCATGAACTACATCTTCATGGATGGCAAATGTGACTATTTCCAAG GCACAGTGCTGGTGATGGTTTACTTCATCCTCCTGGCCGTGTATTTCTTCGCCCCCTCGCCCAGTGGCTGCTGA
- the LOC104695975 gene encoding low affinity vacuolar monovalent cation/H(+) antiporter-like isoform X2, with protein MGAAPGGAHVRPRPLNSGGPGRTGTTASGPAAVAMASDAEPGRRHHRRCCCCAQDTPDVPKVPDSRGDSDGPRRGSLCDRHCAAINNVQGDLGELGCHLHRPCVPPAMSTPSCYQHHSEEVCESCVVKTTLTAENAVEANKLSNNYKFGFKKWKSHVTARPWEDRSEIVKELYSDLNVIRGSGGSTLTCGNVLYLLLFGWWLSLLYVLVAAVMFVTVIGAPYGRLCWDLAGYFLWPFGKVIQKVEVPKSHQACKAGTGESSALLGGPTPRCWRPQCWAGTGYWHRASTVVWLCLGYPVLALAHGLVCVTAWLLIILIPVAKLSARATSRVLLLPPERVLIRRLKMTEVPLEGEVILCCYRAANRYYYKYAVDGINVFAVNLLPLVLVTLVLGYADSPNHLTGSAVKFTLALLSIMPLSYYIGMAIASISAQSNFAVGAVVNATFGSITELTFYITALIKGSREGNRCYAEVVKSALTGTLVGCVLFVPGLCMVIGGIRHQEQRFNSRSAGVGSALLFLSVGGVFAPTLFSKVYGKLVCGECHNITQNPLGHYLCHNCHFDLMGNNGTLYYSHVQPLVYTVSILLPAAYLIGLFFTLKTHTHIYDIHVSDCHMPGHHHSAVVHWSRWRALVILLLSTLCMAACADLATEHISPILTNSTISQYFIGVTVLAMVPELPEIVNGIQFALQNNLSLSIEIGNCIAVQVCMLQIPILVLFTIFYPTNFTLVFSDLHVYASMFSVVLMNYIFMDGKCDYFQGTVLVMVYFILLAVYFFAPSPSGC; from the exons ATGGGGGCGGCTCCCGGGGGCGCGCATGTCCGGCCCCGCCCGTTAAATTccggcgggccgggccggacCGGGACCACCGCCTCTGGGCCTGCTGCTGTCGCCATGGCCAGTGACGCTGAGCCCGGCCGTCGCCACCaccgccgctgctgctgctgcgcgCAGGACACGCCGG ATGTTCCCAAGGTCCCGGATTCCCGCGGTGACAGCGATGGCCCCCGCCGGGGCTCCCTCTGCGACCGGCACTGCGCTGCCATCAACAACGTGCAGGGTGAcctgggggagctgggctgccacCTGCACcgtccctgtgtccccccag CCATGTCCACCCCGTCCTGCTACCAGCACCACTCGGAGGAGGTGTGCGAGAGCTGCGTGGTGAAAACCACCCTGACGGCCGAGAACGCCGTGGAGGCCAACAAACTCTCCAACAACTACAAG tTTGGCTTCAAGAAATGGAAGAGCCACGTGACGGCACGGCCCTGGGAGGACCGATCGGAGATCGTTAAGGAGCTCTACTCTGACCTCAATGTCATCCGAGGCTCTGGAG GGTCCACGCTGACGTGTGGGAATGTCCTTTACCTGTTGCTCTTTGGCTGGTGGCTCTCACTCCTCTACGTCCTCGTGGCTGCCGTGATGTTCGTCACCGTCATAGGGGCTCCTTATG GGCGGCTCTGCTGGGACCTGGCTGGGTATTTCCTCTGGCCCTTTGGCAAAGTGATCCAGAAAGTGGAG gTCCCCAAATCCCACCAGGCGTGCAAGGCTGGCACGGGggagagctcagccctgctcgGGGGTCCCACACCGCGCTGCTGGCGCCCACAGTGCTGGGCAGGCACTGGATACTGG CACCGTGCCAGCACTGTGgtgtggctgtgcctgggctACCCGGTGCTGGCGCTGGCCCACGGGCTCGTGTGTGTCACTGCGTGGctcctcatcatcctcatccCCGTGGCCAAGCTGAGCGCCCGCGCCACCTCccgtgtcctgctgctgcccccagaGCGGGTACTCATCCGGCGCCTGAAGATG ACAGAGGTGCCTCTGGAGGGGGAGGTGATTCTCTGCTGCTACCGTGCTGCCAACCGCTACTACTACAAATACGCTGTGGATGGCATCAACGTCTTCGCCGTCA ACCTGCTGCCCCTGGTGCTGGTGACGCTGGTGCTGGGCTACGCGGACAGCCCCAACCACCTGACCGGCTCCGCCGTCAAGTTCACCTTGGCCCTGCTCTCCATCATGCCCCTCTCCTACTACATCGGGATGGCCATTGCCAG caTCTCAGCCCAGAGCAACTTCGCGGTGGGGGCGGTGGTGAACGCCACGTTCGGCTCCATCACCGAGCTCACCTTCTACATCACCGCCCTCATCAAGGGCTCGCGTGAGGGCAACCGCTGCTACGCCGAGGTGGTCAAGTCAGCATTGACAGGGACGCTGGTGGGCTGTGTCCTCTTTGTCCCG GGTCTGTGCATGGTGATCGGGGGCATCCGGCACCAGGAGCAGCGGTTCAACAGCCGCTCTGCAGGCGTcggctcagccctgctcttcCTCTCTGTGGGAG gtgtCTTTGCCCCGACGCTCTTCTCCAAGGTGTATGGGAAGCTGGTCTGTGGCGAGTGCCACAACATCACCCAGAACCCTCTGGGCCACTACCTCTGCCACAACTGTCACTTCGACCTG ATGGGCAACAACGGCACCCTCTACTACAGCCACGTCCA ACCCCTGGTGTACACAGTGtccatcctgctccctgctgcctaCCTCATCGGGCTCTTCTTCACCCTCAAAACCCACACACACATCTACGACATCCACGTCAGCGACTGTCACA tgCCTGGCCACCACCACAGCGCCGTGGTCCACTGGTCCCGCTGGCGGGCCCTGGTCATCCTCCTGCTCTCCACCCTGTGCATGGCGGCCTGTGCCGACCTGGCCACGGAGCACATCAGCCCCATCCTCACCAACTCCACCATCTCGCAG TACTTCATCGGTGTCACCGTGCTGGCGATGGTGCCTGAGCTGCCAGAGATTGTCAACGGCATCCAGTTTGCCCTGCAGAACAACCTGAGCTTGAG CATCGAGATTGGGAACTGCATCGCGGTGCAGGTCTGCATGCTCCAGATCCCCATCCTGGTGCTCTTCACCATCTTCTAC CCGACCAACTTCACGCTCGTCTTCAGTGACCTCCACGTCTACGCCAGCATGTTCAGCGTGGTGCTCATGAACTACATCTTCATGGATGGCAAATGTGACTATTTCCAAG GCACAGTGCTGGTGATGGTTTACTTCATCCTCCTGGCCGTGTATTTCTTCGCCCCCTCGCCCAGTGGCTGCTGA